AATTCCTGATCGTATGGATGTATAGATACGTCGTCGTCTATGTACACTTTATCCTCGGTTTTTCCATAGTACAAATCGTATACGTAACTATCGTCCTACGGTACATTATTAACATCGGATAATAATCAGAATTAGAATAATGAAATTTGAATTAGTAGATTAACACTCACCACCTCTGTAGCTTGTATTTTTGCATTGGCACACGAAagtgaatcttctacatctatTACTGTCGTCACCTTGTTTTCACTGTCATCGAGCGTAACGCTATTCATAGATCGAAAACAATTAATTATTTTGTAACGACTCTCCGCCGATGCTTGTTTCATCTTTTCTCGAGCTTTATACAGGATATCTACTGGATGTTGTTTGAAAGTTGCTTCCAACTCTTCTTTACCAAAAGTTTGAATTAAGTGTTTGATAGCGGTGCTTTCCTATTTAAAACATATTCAAATACGAAATTTGTATCGTTTCAAATAAATCATAAGaatgttaataaattatttggaaaaattacCTGATTATTAACAGTTCCAGCGAATTTAACCACTGTGGTCAGTGGATCATTAATCGCTGATTCTTCGGCTTCTTCATTATCAGAAGTTTTTATTCGTTTGCACGCAATTAACAATGCATTTAACGGCTCGTCATCGTGTCTACGTTTCACACGCAAAACAGTTGCCATTTCTGCGATTTTCTATGATTTTCTATTAAGAACTACGTTTTCAGTTTGCAACGCTCGAAGCTGCACGAAGCTACAAAATACGTGTGGTACAGTAATGGCGTAAGATATACCTCACTCCTGCAAGATTTTTCTTCCTCTCTAAGGATGCGTTTGTATCCTCTCCATTATACTATGCGTCCAATCTACAGTGAAGCCTGTCTTAGCATCGAATCGTCTGTCAATGAGAGCAATGCAATTTTTATTCGTATTCTCGTTAACGGAGCGAGCAGCGCCCAAAAAGGTTTCCAGAAGTTGAGGTATAAACTATTTAATACGTAGTTCCCAATTGATTCAC
The window above is part of the Megalopta genalis isolate 19385.01 chromosome 2, iyMegGena1_principal, whole genome shotgun sequence genome. Proteins encoded here:
- the fs(2)ltoPP43 gene encoding female sterile (2) ltoPP43; this translates as MATVLRVKRRHDDEPLNALLIACKRIKTSDNEEAEESAINDPLTTVVKFAGTVNNQESTAIKHLIQTFGKEELEATFKQHPVDILYKAREKMKQASAESRYKIINCFRSMNSVTLDDSENKVTTVIDVEDSLSCANAKIQATEVDDSYVYDLYYGKTEDKVYIDDDVSIHPYDQELIFDNYRDNYPEAECESDDSNSESNWRNDYPDSDHSETSINESDMREAIMDMKLNDDSDTSSDIDYVYALDEADVETHGYKYARYKAKLKEELDEDCSSCSDNSQVCAHNESMDEFCSDSGSD